Proteins encoded in a region of the Streptomyces sp. NBC_00258 genome:
- a CDS encoding helix-turn-helix transcriptional regulator, giving the protein MARLFSGASLRDTRLLAGVSTAELAASVGRTPWAILKYETGTAQPPIVIADALAEALGVPLESLLVNDSLAVA; this is encoded by the coding sequence GTGGCTCGACTGTTTTCCGGCGCCAGCCTGCGCGACACCCGACTGCTCGCCGGCGTATCGACGGCCGAGCTCGCCGCGTCCGTAGGCCGCACCCCGTGGGCGATCTTGAAGTACGAGACCGGCACGGCACAGCCGCCGATCGTCATCGCCGACGCACTCGCCGAAGCCCTCGGCGTGCCGCTTGAGTCGCTCCTCGTCAACGACTCGCTGGCGGTGGCCTGA